Proteins from a genomic interval of Geodermatophilus obscurus DSM 43160:
- the cydB gene encoding cytochrome d ubiquinol oxidase subunit II, whose product MDLQTLWFAAVALLWTGFLLLEGFDFGVAALLPLLGRRPAERHLMLRTIGPLWDGNEVWLITAVGAVFAAFPGWYATWLPALYLPFVLVLFGLIIRAVAFEWRHSHSTEAWDTTWTRVITTGSLVAAAGIGAALGATTLGLPIDDDGNRVGGAFSGLGWPALLGAVAVLAFSVVHGAVFLSLKTDGPLRVAARRFALRWAPVAALPLLAWAGLVHLRSGTPVTGVLWLAAALAVLVAWVRLRVGREGQAFTAWGAMLVMAAATVFGAAYPVVVPSTIDSAFDVTIADASVSDYTLTVMTWAAGIGLPVVLGYQAWTYWVFRRRLTAEPQHGEPAGAHA is encoded by the coding sequence GTGGACCTGCAGACCCTCTGGTTCGCCGCCGTCGCCCTGCTGTGGACCGGCTTCCTGCTGCTCGAGGGCTTCGACTTCGGCGTCGCCGCGCTGCTGCCGCTGCTCGGCCGCCGTCCCGCCGAGCGGCACCTGATGCTGCGCACCATCGGCCCGCTGTGGGACGGCAACGAGGTCTGGCTGATCACCGCCGTCGGCGCGGTGTTCGCCGCCTTCCCCGGCTGGTACGCCACCTGGCTGCCGGCGCTGTACCTGCCCTTCGTGCTGGTGCTCTTCGGCCTGATCATCCGGGCCGTCGCCTTCGAGTGGCGGCACTCGCACTCCACCGAGGCGTGGGACACCACCTGGACGCGGGTGATCACCACGGGCTCGCTCGTCGCCGCGGCCGGCATCGGCGCCGCGCTCGGGGCCACCACCCTGGGCCTGCCGATCGACGACGACGGCAACCGGGTCGGCGGCGCGTTCTCCGGGCTGGGCTGGCCCGCGCTGCTGGGCGCGGTCGCCGTCCTGGCCTTCTCGGTGGTGCACGGCGCGGTGTTCCTGTCGCTGAAGACCGACGGCCCGCTGCGGGTCGCCGCCCGGCGCTTCGCGCTGCGGTGGGCGCCCGTGGCCGCGCTGCCGCTGCTGGCCTGGGCCGGCCTGGTGCACCTGCGGTCCGGCACGCCGGTCACCGGGGTGCTGTGGCTGGCTGCCGCGCTCGCCGTGCTGGTCGCCTGGGTGCGGCTGCGGGTCGGCCGGGAGGGCCAGGCGTTCACCGCGTGGGGCGCGATGCTGGTCATGGCGGCCGCGACGGTGTTCGGCGCCGCGTACCCGGTCGTCGTCCCCTCGACGATCGACTCCGCATTCGACGTCACGATCGCCGACGCCTCGGTCAGCGACTACACGCTCACCGTGATGACCTGGGCCGCCGGCATCGGGCTGCCCGTGGTGCTCGGCTACCAGGCGTGGACCTACTGGGTGTTCCGCCGGCGGCTGACCGCCGAGCCGCAGCACGGCGAGCCCGCGGGGGCGCACGCATGA
- a CDS encoding dihydrofolate reductase family protein, translating into MDAPFTGSVFLGMSVDGFIARPDGDLAWLTGGDEAGGDEAGGATDDGDGGDFGFAEFVAGIDALVMGRGTYEVIAPMHEWPYQGKPVHVISTTLEPDPRITLHRSFDEAVAALTTAGYRRVYVDGGRTVHDFLAAGLIGDLTLSRAPVLIGEGHTPFGPLPADVLLEHVRTQTFRGGMVQTTYRVR; encoded by the coding sequence ATGGACGCACCCTTCACCGGTTCGGTGTTCCTCGGCATGAGCGTCGACGGGTTCATCGCCCGCCCCGACGGCGACCTCGCGTGGCTGACCGGCGGGGACGAGGCCGGCGGGGACGAGGCCGGCGGTGCGACGGACGACGGCGACGGCGGCGACTTCGGCTTCGCCGAGTTCGTCGCCGGCATCGACGCGCTGGTCATGGGCCGCGGCACCTACGAGGTGATCGCGCCGATGCACGAGTGGCCGTACCAGGGCAAGCCGGTGCACGTGATCAGCACGACGCTCGAGCCCGATCCCCGCATCACCCTGCACCGCTCCTTCGACGAGGCGGTCGCCGCGCTGACCACGGCCGGGTACCGCCGCGTCTACGTCGACGGCGGCCGGACGGTGCACGACTTCCTCGCCGCCGGGCTGATCGGCGACCTGACGCTCTCCCGGGCGCCGGTGCTCATCGGGGAGGGCCACACGCCGTTCGGGCCGCTGCCGGCCGACGTGCTGCTCGAGCACGTGCGCACGCAGACCTTCCGCGGCGGGATGGTGCAGACGACCTACCGGGTGCGCTGA
- the cydC gene encoding thiol reductant ABC exporter subunit CydC: MRSDRGPLGALAGVPGVTGALVRAAVAALGQVAGLVLLAAGLAHAVARAADQADGALTGPLLAASAGVVLRALAGWAGEVVATRDARRAEEQLRAALTARLAASPAAVAAAGGPGPAALLATTRLAELGPALATRLPALAQALVVPPVLLVVLARTDLLSAGLVAVTLPLVPLFMVLVGLTTRDGTTAAARALDRIAAHVAELVRGLPVLVGLGRAAEQAAALAELGEASRRRTLSVLRLAFLSALVLELLATLSVALVAVTVGLRLVHGDLDLAVGLTALLLAPEAFAPLRALGAAHHAGEDAALAAAEARAVLAAPDAAPAVEVDEDDPRGADVAVGRLSVRYPGRTVPALPPVDLAVRPGELVALRGASGSGKSTLLAVLAGLTDPAAEVRGTVSGVPAGGVAYVPQHPRTTGATVADELRRHAGSGPGGSRDTVDEGVGEALVVEALARAGAAELAGRDCTTLSPGELQRVALARALVRVRRGARLLLLDEPTAHLDDAAAARVAAVLAGLHGTVSTLLVTHDRGLAALADRTADLPSPAAAPHPVASATSSWPSAPDRHEIVTPAAGPGPAGATNTGPGLRWPRRALVRAVAAGTASAGAGVALTAVSGWLIVRAAEMPPVLTLLVAIVGVRAFGLGRAGLRWVERMTAHDAALRLAADLRVRVWRALAAQGLAADRTPGSALARVVGDVGLVQDLSVRVVPPALAAGTVTTATVGALALVSPAAAGAAAAVLAATVALVLLAHGRVDAGAARAEAALRVAALRDTTTALDGAADLRAHGLAGRTAADLAGLAADRSAADRARTRAGALGAGAVVLGTGLAAVAAAAAGAAAGVTGPAIAVLALAPLALAEPLAGLVTALQRRGTLADARDRLDAVLTAPVPADPADPRPAPARVRSLATDGLVAGWPGGPDVLRGLTTRTDVEGGWLVVRGPSGSGKSTFLAVLLAALRPRAGGYALDGVPADRLTGDGVRSRIAWLPQEAHVFASSIRANLALAAPRGELAGPDGEARMRAALAATGLGGLLAGLPGGLDTPVGAGGTALSGGERRRLAAARALLADRDVVLLDEPTAHLDPPTAAALLRDLRAALAGRVVVCVTHDDTVERPGDTVVRLGEPVPALAG, encoded by the coding sequence ATGAGGTCGGACCGGGGGCCGCTCGGGGCGCTGGCCGGCGTACCGGGGGTGACCGGGGCGCTGGTCCGCGCCGCGGTCGCCGCGCTGGGCCAGGTCGCCGGGCTGGTGCTGCTCGCCGCCGGGCTGGCGCACGCGGTCGCCCGCGCGGCCGACCAGGCCGACGGCGCCCTGACCGGTCCGCTGCTCGCCGCCTCCGCCGGGGTCGTGCTGCGCGCGCTGGCCGGCTGGGCCGGTGAGGTGGTGGCCACGCGGGACGCCCGCCGCGCCGAGGAGCAGCTGCGCGCAGCACTGACCGCCCGGCTCGCCGCCTCCCCGGCCGCGGTCGCGGCAGCCGGCGGTCCCGGCCCGGCCGCGCTGCTGGCCACGACCCGGCTGGCCGAGCTCGGGCCCGCGCTGGCCACCCGCCTCCCCGCGCTGGCGCAGGCACTGGTCGTGCCGCCGGTGCTGCTCGTCGTGCTCGCCCGGACCGACCTGCTCTCGGCCGGCCTGGTCGCGGTGACCCTGCCGCTGGTGCCGCTGTTCATGGTGCTGGTCGGGCTGACCACCCGGGACGGCACCACCGCCGCTGCGCGGGCGCTGGACCGCATCGCCGCGCACGTCGCCGAGCTGGTCCGCGGCCTGCCGGTGCTGGTCGGGCTGGGCCGTGCCGCCGAGCAGGCCGCGGCGCTCGCCGAACTGGGCGAGGCCTCCCGCCGCCGCACGCTGTCGGTGCTGCGGCTGGCCTTCCTCTCCGCGCTGGTGCTCGAGCTGCTGGCCACGCTGTCGGTCGCGCTGGTCGCGGTCACCGTCGGCCTGCGGCTGGTGCACGGCGACCTCGACCTGGCCGTCGGCCTGACCGCGTTGCTGCTCGCGCCGGAGGCCTTCGCCCCGCTGCGCGCACTGGGTGCCGCCCACCACGCCGGAGAGGACGCCGCGCTGGCCGCCGCCGAGGCCCGCGCGGTGCTGGCCGCCCCCGATGCCGCCCCGGCCGTCGAGGTGGACGAGGACGACCCGCGCGGTGCCGACGTCGCCGTCGGGAGGCTCTCGGTGCGGTACCCGGGCCGGACCGTCCCCGCGCTGCCACCGGTCGACCTCGCCGTCCGGCCCGGGGAGCTGGTCGCCCTCCGCGGCGCCAGCGGCTCGGGCAAGTCGACGCTGCTGGCCGTCCTCGCCGGGCTGACCGACCCGGCCGCGGAGGTGCGCGGCACGGTGTCCGGCGTCCCGGCCGGCGGCGTCGCGTACGTGCCGCAGCACCCGCGCACCACCGGCGCGACCGTCGCCGACGAGCTGCGCCGGCACGCGGGGTCGGGGCCGGGCGGGAGTCGAGACACCGTGGACGAGGGAGTCGGCGAGGCCCTCGTCGTCGAGGCGCTGGCCCGGGCCGGCGCCGCCGAGCTGGCCGGGCGCGACTGCACCACCCTCTCCCCGGGCGAGCTGCAGCGGGTCGCGCTGGCCCGGGCGCTGGTGCGGGTGCGCCGCGGCGCCCGGCTGCTGCTGCTCGACGAGCCGACCGCGCACCTCGACGACGCGGCCGCCGCCCGGGTGGCCGCGGTGCTGGCCGGGCTGCACGGCACGGTGAGCACCCTGCTGGTCACCCACGACCGGGGCCTGGCAGCCCTCGCCGACCGCACCGCCGACCTCCCGTCCCCGGCCGCGGCTCCTCACCCTGTCGCGAGTGCGACGTCCTCGTGGCCATCAGCCCCTGATCGCCACGAGATCGTCACACCCGCCGCGGGACCGGGACCCGCGGGCGCCACGAACACCGGCCCGGGGCTGCGCTGGCCGCGGCGGGCGCTGGTGCGCGCGGTCGCCGCCGGCACCGCCTCGGCCGGCGCCGGTGTGGCGCTCACCGCGGTCTCCGGCTGGCTGATCGTGCGGGCCGCCGAGATGCCGCCGGTGCTCACCCTGCTGGTCGCGATCGTCGGCGTGCGGGCCTTCGGCCTGGGCCGGGCAGGGCTGCGCTGGGTGGAGCGGATGACCGCCCACGACGCCGCGCTCCGGCTGGCCGCGGACCTGCGGGTGCGGGTGTGGCGGGCGCTGGCCGCCCAGGGCCTCGCGGCCGACCGGACACCGGGCTCGGCGCTGGCCCGCGTGGTCGGCGACGTCGGCCTGGTGCAGGACCTGTCGGTGCGCGTGGTCCCGCCGGCGCTGGCGGCCGGCACCGTGACCACCGCGACCGTCGGCGCGCTCGCCCTGGTCTCCCCGGCTGCGGCCGGCGCCGCGGCGGCGGTCCTGGCGGCCACCGTGGCGCTGGTGCTGCTCGCGCACGGGCGGGTGGACGCCGGTGCCGCGCGCGCCGAGGCGGCGCTGCGGGTGGCGGCGCTCCGCGACACCACCACCGCGCTCGACGGAGCGGCCGACCTGCGGGCGCACGGCCTGGCCGGGCGGACGGCGGCCGACCTCGCCGGGCTGGCCGCCGACCGGAGCGCGGCCGACCGCGCGCGCACCCGGGCCGGCGCGCTGGGCGCCGGTGCGGTCGTCCTCGGCACCGGGCTCGCCGCGGTCGCCGCCGCGGCGGCCGGCGCCGCGGCCGGGGTCACCGGCCCGGCGATCGCGGTGCTCGCCCTCGCCCCGCTGGCCCTGGCCGAGCCGCTGGCCGGGCTGGTTACCGCGCTGCAGCGGCGCGGCACCCTCGCCGACGCCCGCGACCGCCTCGACGCCGTCCTCACCGCACCGGTGCCGGCCGACCCCGCCGACCCGCGGCCGGCGCCCGCGCGGGTGCGCTCGCTGGCCACCGACGGGCTGGTCGCCGGCTGGCCCGGCGGGCCGGACGTGCTCCGCGGCCTGACCACGCGGACGGACGTCGAGGGCGGCTGGCTGGTCGTGCGCGGGCCCTCCGGCTCCGGCAAGTCGACGTTCCTGGCCGTGCTGCTCGCGGCGCTGCGGCCGCGGGCGGGCGGGTACGCGCTGGACGGCGTCCCCGCCGACCGGCTGACCGGGGACGGCGTCCGCTCCCGGATCGCCTGGCTGCCGCAGGAGGCGCACGTGTTCGCTTCGAGCATCCGCGCCAACCTGGCCCTGGCCGCGCCGCGGGGCGAGCTGGCCGGACCGGACGGCGAGGCCCGGATGCGCGCCGCGCTGGCGGCCACCGGCCTGGGCGGGCTGCTCGCCGGGTTGCCCGGGGGGCTCGACACCCCGGTCGGCGCGGGCGGCACCGCGCTGTCCGGCGGGGAGCGGCGCCGGCTGGCCGCGGCCCGGGCGCTGCTGGCCGACCGGGACGTCGTGCTGCTCGACGAGCCGACCGCGCACCTGGACCCGCCCACCGCCGCGGCGCTGCTGCGCGACCTGCGCGCCGCGCTCGCCGGGCGGGTCGTGGTCTGCGTGACCCACGACGACACCGTCGAGCGGCCCGGCGACACCGTCGTCCGGCTGGGGGAGCCGGTGCCCGCGCTCGCGGGCTGA
- a CDS encoding epoxide hydrolase family protein — MSETAVTPFRVDVPQAEVDDLAERLRRTRWPVGQDLPGDRGIPVERVRALAERWASGWDWRAQEAALNAWPQVTTAVDGTRVHALHVRSPEPDAVPLVLLHGWPGSVVEFLRVLRPLSDPGAHGGDPADAVHLVVPSLPGYGLSGPTPDGGWTPARIARAVAELVARLGYDRYVVHGGDWGSNVGRDLAAADAAHVAGLHVTMTPGPPAEGDPVAEEKVARYARELSGYAKLQGTRPLSLAPALTDSPAGLLAWIAERFAEWTDPASEVDVDQLLTNVAVYWFTRTGPSSAQLYWERAHVPAPDWSRDVPTGVAVLPHDLFRPPRAAVEQAVDLVSWTEFDRGGHFAAMEVPDLLVEELRRFVRAVAR, encoded by the coding sequence GTGTCCGAGACCGCCGTGACCCCGTTCCGCGTCGACGTGCCGCAGGCGGAGGTCGACGACCTCGCCGAGCGGCTGCGCCGTACCCGCTGGCCGGTCGGGCAGGACCTCCCCGGCGACCGCGGCATCCCGGTCGAGCGGGTGCGCGCGCTGGCCGAGCGGTGGGCGTCGGGGTGGGACTGGCGGGCGCAGGAGGCGGCGCTCAACGCCTGGCCCCAGGTCACGACGGCGGTCGACGGCACCCGCGTGCACGCCCTGCACGTGCGGTCCCCGGAGCCGGACGCCGTCCCGCTGGTGCTGCTGCACGGCTGGCCCGGCTCGGTGGTCGAGTTCCTCCGGGTGCTCAGGCCGCTCAGCGATCCTGGAGCGCACGGTGGCGACCCGGCCGACGCGGTCCACCTCGTCGTCCCGTCGCTGCCCGGGTACGGCCTCTCCGGGCCGACACCGGACGGCGGGTGGACGCCGGCGCGGATAGCCCGCGCGGTCGCCGAGCTGGTCGCCCGGCTCGGCTACGACCGCTACGTCGTCCACGGCGGCGACTGGGGCTCGAACGTCGGGCGCGACCTCGCCGCCGCCGACGCGGCGCACGTCGCCGGGCTGCACGTGACGATGACGCCCGGGCCGCCTGCGGAGGGCGATCCGGTCGCCGAGGAGAAGGTGGCGCGCTACGCCCGCGAGCTGTCCGGCTACGCCAAGCTGCAGGGCACCCGGCCGCTGTCCCTGGCCCCGGCGCTGACCGACTCCCCGGCCGGGCTGCTGGCCTGGATCGCCGAGCGGTTCGCCGAGTGGACCGACCCGGCGAGCGAGGTCGACGTCGACCAGCTGCTGACCAACGTCGCCGTCTACTGGTTCACCCGCACCGGGCCCTCGTCGGCGCAGCTCTACTGGGAGCGCGCGCACGTGCCGGCGCCGGACTGGTCGCGGGACGTGCCGACCGGGGTGGCGGTGCTCCCGCACGACCTCTTCCGGCCGCCCCGCGCCGCGGTGGAGCAGGCGGTCGACCTGGTCTCGTGGACCGAGTTCGACCGCGGTGGCCACTTCGCGGCGATGGAGGTCCCCGACCTGCTGGTCGAGGAGCTGCGCCGGTTCGTCCGCGCCGTTGCACGGTGA
- a CDS encoding cytochrome ubiquinol oxidase subunit I: MDVLDIDVVDIARWQFGITTVYHFLMVPLTIGLGVLVAVMHTLWVRTGKPEWLRMTRFWGRIYLINFVLGVATGLVQEFQFGLAWSEYSRFVGDVFGSLLALEALLAFFLESTFLGLWIFGWGRIPKELHLAALWAAVIGSIVSAYFIIAANSWMQHPVGVEVDDTTGRPVQVDFLAVLTNNTALAAFSHAVVAALMVAGALLVGIGLWHLRRRALAGQPTTDVDHAVWRRSVRLGGWVSLAAFVLVALTGDWQGKLMYEQQPLKMSSAEALCETEAPAPFSVLAWSKLGSNECDDVHSITIPGLVSFLAHGDFSSAVPGVNQLQEEYAAVYGETYPDDPSRFGALAGEEIDYTPLLAVSYWSFRLMIGMGAVSAGVAAYALWATRKGRVPTSQIGVYGSLLAVAAPFVANATGWVFTEMGRQPFVVHPNPDVPVGEQTYFFTAQAVSPGVTAAEVWTSLTLLTLVYGALAVVELWLITRFVRRGVTTGDHAPDHPAPAPGTPAEGTPESREDDDVLQFAY; this comes from the coding sequence GTGGACGTCCTGGACATCGACGTGGTGGACATCGCGCGCTGGCAGTTCGGCATCACGACCGTCTACCACTTCCTGATGGTCCCGCTGACCATCGGCCTGGGGGTCCTGGTCGCCGTCATGCACACCCTCTGGGTACGCACCGGCAAGCCCGAGTGGCTGCGGATGACCCGCTTCTGGGGCCGCATCTACCTGATCAACTTCGTGCTCGGCGTGGCCACGGGCCTGGTGCAGGAGTTCCAGTTCGGCCTGGCCTGGAGCGAGTACTCGCGCTTCGTCGGCGACGTCTTCGGCTCGCTGCTGGCCCTCGAGGCGCTGCTGGCCTTCTTCCTCGAGTCGACGTTCCTCGGCCTGTGGATCTTCGGCTGGGGCCGCATCCCGAAGGAGCTGCACCTCGCCGCGCTGTGGGCCGCGGTCATCGGCTCGATCGTCAGCGCGTACTTCATCATCGCGGCCAACTCCTGGATGCAGCACCCGGTCGGGGTCGAGGTCGACGACACCACCGGCCGCCCCGTGCAGGTCGACTTCCTCGCCGTGCTGACCAACAACACCGCGCTGGCCGCCTTCAGCCACGCGGTCGTCGCCGCGCTCATGGTCGCCGGCGCCCTGCTGGTCGGCATCGGCCTGTGGCACCTGCGCCGGCGGGCGCTGGCCGGGCAGCCGACCACGGACGTCGACCACGCCGTGTGGCGGCGCTCGGTCCGGCTGGGCGGCTGGGTGTCGCTCGCCGCGTTCGTCCTCGTCGCCCTCACCGGCGACTGGCAGGGCAAGCTCATGTACGAGCAGCAGCCGCTCAAGATGAGCTCGGCCGAGGCGCTCTGCGAGACCGAGGCGCCCGCACCCTTCTCCGTCCTCGCCTGGAGCAAGCTGGGCTCCAACGAGTGCGACGACGTCCACTCGATCACCATCCCGGGGCTGGTGTCCTTCCTCGCCCACGGCGACTTCTCCAGCGCCGTCCCCGGCGTCAACCAGCTGCAGGAGGAGTACGCCGCGGTCTACGGGGAGACCTACCCCGACGACCCGTCGCGGTTCGGCGCGCTGGCCGGCGAGGAGATCGACTACACGCCCCTGCTGGCGGTCAGCTACTGGAGCTTCCGGCTCATGATCGGCATGGGCGCGGTCTCCGCCGGAGTCGCCGCCTACGCGCTGTGGGCCACCCGGAAGGGCCGGGTGCCGACCTCGCAGATCGGCGTGTACGGCTCGCTGCTCGCCGTCGCCGCGCCCTTCGTGGCCAACGCGACCGGGTGGGTCTTCACCGAGATGGGCCGCCAGCCGTTCGTCGTCCACCCCAACCCGGACGTGCCGGTCGGCGAGCAGACGTACTTCTTCACCGCCCAGGCCGTCTCCCCCGGCGTCACCGCCGCCGAGGTCTGGACGTCGCTGACGCTGCTGACCCTCGTCTACGGCGCCCTGGCCGTCGTCGAGCTGTGGCTGATCACCCGCTTCGTCCGCCGCGGCGTGACCACCGGGGACCACGCTCCCGACCACCCCGCGCCCGCCCCCGGCACCCCGGCGGAGGGGACGCCGGAGTCCCGCGAGGACGACGACGTCCTCCAGTTCGCGTACTGA
- a CDS encoding isocitrate/isopropylmalate dehydrogenase family protein: protein MRGTPCRLGVLLGDGIGPEIVPASVRVVDAALAAAGADPIEWQELPLGASAIEEHGSAIPDTTLEALAGLDGWLLGPHDSVAYPEPFRSRLNPSGTLRKHFDLYANIRPARAFEGGRAIAPGTDLVIVRENTEGFYADRNTHAGTGEYMPTPDVAIAMGVFTRPAVERIARAAFELARRRRNKLTIVHKANVLQLSSGLFKRVCLEVAEQYPDVAVDDFHIDAMTVHLLRRASAFDVVVAENMFGDILSDMAGELAGSLGIAPSVNASDERAMAQAAHGSAPDIAGEGLANPIAMILSAGMLLDWLGTRHGDRRLADAAVRVEDAVRSAVRAGVSTRDLGGTASTGEFTDAVVERTAARA from the coding sequence ATGAGGGGAACCCCCTGCCGCCTCGGCGTCCTGCTCGGTGACGGGATCGGTCCCGAGATCGTCCCCGCCTCCGTGCGCGTGGTCGACGCGGCGCTGGCCGCCGCCGGTGCCGACCCGATCGAGTGGCAGGAGCTGCCGCTGGGCGCCTCGGCCATCGAGGAGCACGGCAGCGCCATCCCGGACACGACGCTGGAGGCGCTGGCCGGGCTCGACGGCTGGCTGCTCGGCCCGCACGACAGCGTCGCGTACCCCGAGCCGTTCCGGTCGCGGCTCAACCCGAGCGGCACCCTGCGCAAGCACTTCGACCTGTACGCGAACATCCGCCCGGCCCGCGCCTTCGAGGGCGGGCGCGCGATCGCCCCCGGGACCGACCTGGTGATCGTCCGGGAGAACACCGAGGGCTTCTACGCCGACCGCAACACCCACGCGGGCACCGGCGAGTACATGCCGACGCCCGATGTCGCCATCGCGATGGGGGTCTTCACCCGTCCGGCCGTCGAGCGCATCGCCCGGGCCGCGTTCGAGCTGGCCCGGCGCCGGCGGAACAAGCTCACGATCGTGCACAAGGCCAACGTGCTGCAGCTGAGCTCGGGCCTGTTCAAGCGGGTCTGCCTCGAGGTGGCCGAGCAGTACCCCGACGTGGCGGTCGACGACTTCCACATCGACGCGATGACGGTGCACCTGCTGCGCCGTGCGTCCGCCTTCGACGTCGTGGTCGCGGAGAACATGTTCGGCGACATCCTCTCGGACATGGCCGGTGAACTGGCCGGGTCGCTCGGTATCGCGCCGTCGGTCAACGCCTCGGACGAGCGGGCCATGGCGCAGGCCGCGCACGGGTCCGCGCCCGACATCGCCGGGGAGGGGCTGGCCAACCCGATCGCGATGATCCTGTCCGCGGGGATGCTGCTCGACTGGCTCGGCACCCGGCACGGCGACCGCCGTCTCGCCGACGCCGCCGTCCGGGTGGAGGACGCCGTCCGGTCGGCCGTGCGCGCCGGCGTGAGCACCCGCGACCTGGGGGGCACGGCCTCGACCGGCGAGTTCACCGACGCCGTCGTCGAGCGCACCGCGGCCAGGGCGTGA
- a CDS encoding BlaI/MecI/CopY family transcriptional regulator yields the protein MASLGDLERAVMDRLWSAEGPLAAAELRDGLADRGLALTTVHTVLSRLEQKGFVVHDDARPRRFRARGTREDHAAELMHEVLGQSGDRQAVLARFVGGVDPDEARLLRELLAAAGPDDAPR from the coding sequence GTGGCGTCGCTGGGAGACCTCGAGCGGGCGGTCATGGACCGGCTCTGGTCGGCCGAGGGGCCGCTGGCGGCCGCCGAGCTGCGGGACGGCCTGGCCGACCGCGGCCTGGCGCTGACCACCGTGCACACCGTGCTGAGCCGGCTGGAGCAGAAGGGCTTCGTCGTCCACGACGACGCCCGGCCGCGGCGCTTCCGGGCCCGGGGCACCCGGGAGGACCACGCCGCCGAGCTGATGCACGAGGTGCTCGGGCAGTCCGGGGACCGGCAGGCCGTGCTGGCCCGGTTCGTCGGCGGGGTGGACCCGGACGAGGCGCGGCTGCTGCGCGAGCTGCTGGCCGCGGCCGGTCCGGACGACGCGCCGCGCTGA
- the rraA gene encoding ribonuclease E activity regulator RraA, with the protein MTEPRVPATTDVCDAHPEAQVCEPVFEVFGGRAAFSGPITTLKVFEDNTLVKQAVEGPGEGRVLVVDGGGSRRCGLVGGNLAVSAATNGWAGIVVYGCIRDADELAEQPIGVRALAAHPRRSERGMHSGQAGRPVVFAGVVFREGEWLCADRDGVVVLPAAPEG; encoded by the coding sequence ATGACCGAACCGCGGGTGCCCGCCACCACCGACGTCTGCGACGCCCATCCGGAGGCGCAGGTGTGCGAGCCGGTGTTCGAGGTCTTCGGCGGCCGCGCCGCCTTCAGCGGGCCGATCACCACGCTCAAGGTCTTCGAGGACAACACTCTGGTCAAGCAGGCGGTCGAGGGGCCCGGAGAGGGCCGGGTGCTCGTCGTCGACGGCGGCGGGTCGAGGCGCTGCGGGCTGGTCGGCGGCAACCTGGCCGTCTCCGCGGCGACGAACGGCTGGGCGGGGATCGTCGTGTACGGCTGCATCCGGGACGCCGACGAGCTGGCCGAGCAGCCGATCGGGGTCCGGGCGCTGGCGGCCCACCCCCGCAGGAGCGAGCGCGGGATGCACTCCGGTCAGGCGGGCCGGCCGGTCGTCTTCGCGGGTGTGGTGTTCCGCGAGGGGGAGTGGCTGTGCGCCGACCGGGACGGCGTCGTCGTCCTGCCCGCCGCGCCGGAGGGGTGA
- a CDS encoding M56 family metallopeptidase, with amino-acid sequence MLPATAAALAVLAALLAWPVPALLARARWPRRDPLVALVCWQAIGLAGGLSIIGALLVHGLAPWGHSLPEAAWSVLTGHPAEAPVRGDHWVALTLAGVLATELVGVLLLSWVRTTRTRRRHRELLELVVQPAELPDARLLEHPAPVAFCIPGARPLLVLSSGMVAELDDAQLAAVVAHERAHLREHHHLYLLPFVAWEAALPVLPAAARAHVAVRTLVEMRADDVALASLPGPAPRRTLAQAIVVAAGGAGGAGVPSGALAVTGSAVGARVVRLIEPPSPLPAWARAAALLSAGLLLLVPTALLLLPAAL; translated from the coding sequence GTGCTGCCCGCGACCGCGGCCGCCCTCGCCGTGCTGGCCGCGCTGCTGGCGTGGCCGGTCCCGGCGCTGCTGGCGCGTGCCCGCTGGCCGCGGCGGGATCCCCTGGTCGCGCTGGTCTGCTGGCAGGCGATCGGGCTGGCCGGCGGCCTGTCGATCATCGGCGCCCTGCTCGTGCACGGCCTCGCGCCGTGGGGCCACTCGCTGCCAGAGGCGGCCTGGTCGGTGCTCACCGGGCACCCCGCTGAGGCGCCGGTCCGCGGCGACCACTGGGTCGCCCTGACCCTCGCCGGCGTGCTGGCCACCGAGCTGGTCGGCGTCCTGCTGCTCTCCTGGGTCCGGACGACCCGCACCCGCCGCCGGCACCGCGAGCTGCTCGAGCTCGTCGTCCAGCCGGCCGAGCTCCCCGACGCCCGGCTGCTGGAGCACCCCGCCCCCGTGGCCTTCTGCATCCCCGGCGCGCGGCCGCTGCTGGTGCTCTCCTCCGGGATGGTCGCCGAGCTCGACGACGCCCAGCTGGCCGCCGTCGTCGCGCACGAGCGGGCGCACCTGCGCGAGCACCACCACCTCTACCTGCTGCCGTTCGTGGCGTGGGAGGCCGCGCTGCCGGTGCTGCCCGCCGCGGCGCGCGCGCACGTCGCGGTGCGCACGCTCGTGGAGATGCGCGCCGACGACGTCGCGCTCGCCTCGCTGCCCGGGCCCGCCCCTCGGCGGACGCTGGCCCAGGCGATCGTCGTCGCGGCCGGCGGCGCCGGGGGAGCGGGCGTGCCGTCCGGGGCGCTCGCGGTCACCGGCAGCGCGGTCGGAGCGCGGGTGGTGCGGCTGATCGAGCCGCCGTCCCCGCTGCCGGCCTGGGCGCGGGCGGCGGCGCTGCTGTCGGCCGGTCTGCTGCTGCTGGTCCCGACCGCGCTGCTGCTGCTGCCGGCTGCGCTCTAG